Part of the Papio anubis isolate 15944 chromosome 6, Panubis1.0, whole genome shotgun sequence genome, CCTTGCCTCCTTTCCCTTTAGGAGCTTCTGCCCAGAACGGGCTTGCAAGTAGCTTGCCAGCTGAGGTCCATAGCCTCACCCTCAGTCCCCCAGAACAAGCCGCCCAGCCTATGCAGCCGCTGCCAGAGTCCCTGGCCTCCCTCCACCCCTCGGTATCCCCTAGCTCTCCTCCGCCACCCCTTCCCAATCACAAGTACAATACCACTTCTACCTCATACTCCCCACTTGCAAGCCTGCCTCTCAAAGCAGATACTAAAGGTTTTTGCAATATCAGTTTGTTTGAGGACTTGCCTCTGCAAGAGCCTCAGTCACCTCAAAAGCTCAACCCAGGTTTTGATCTGGCTAAGGGAAATGCTGGTAAAGTAAACCTGCCCAAGGAGCTGCCTGCAGATGCTGTGAACCTAACAATACCTGCCTCTCTGGACCTGTCCCCCCTATTGGGCTTCTGGCAGCTGCCCCCTCCTGCTACCCAAAATACCTTTGGGAATAGCACTCTTGCCCTGGGGCCTGGGGAATCTCTGCCCCACAGGTTAAGCTGTCTGGGGCAGCAGCAGCAAGAACCCCCACTTGCCATGGGCACTGTGAGCCTGGGCcagctccccctgccccccatcccTCATGTGTTCTCAGCTGGCACTGGCTCTGCCATCCTGCCTCATTTCCATCATGCATTcagataaatgatttttaaagtgtatttttcgTATTCTGGAAGATGTTTTAAGAAGCATTTTAAATGTCAGTTACAATATGAGAAAGATTTGGAAAACGGAACTGAGACTATGGCTTATTCAGTGATGACTGGCTTGAGATAAGAGAATTCTCGAACTGCATGTGTTGTGCCAATCTGTCCTGAGTGTTCATGCTTTGTACCAAATTTAATGAACGCGTGTTCTGTAATCAAACTGCAAATATTGTCATAACCAACATCCAAAATGATGGCTGCTATATATAAGTGTTTGTCATATGGAATTTAATCGTAAGCCATGATCATAATGTTAACTAAATAACTTTATGTGGCACTGCCTAGTAAGGGAACTATGGAAAGGTTTGGATCTCTCCAAATtgggagaattttaaaaataagaaaataaccttTATATGATATATTATGACTAGGCTGTGTATTTCTTTTCAGGGATTTTTCTACCTTCAGGGTTGGATGTAGTTTAGTTGCTATTACCATAGCCAACCTGTAGTTTTACATATACAATTTCTTGTGGAGCAATAGagttctccattttacagaagcatTTTAAATGTAGTTTGAATATTTTCCACAAGATGCTGCAATGTGAGTTATCACTTCATTTATCTTAAAGACTAAACTGGTTGTCAGCTAcatctgacagaaaaaaaaatcactgtgtaACCAGGTTAAGTGGTAAAATAATCCAGGCGTCAGTCAAAGGCATTTTGCTGACTataatattgattatatttttaacaggaatttaagaaaatattactggaattaaaaatatatatattaaacaagAATTTCCTTTGCTCTGTCTAGCTTAAACTACTACTCAAGCTGCTTAACTTGTTAAGTATTGTTTTTAATCACCAATAAATAAGTGCATTTGTAATTCATCAGTTTGTCCTTATTAGCTTTTATTCAAAGAGGATTATGTTTTACAATGTAACTATAATCTCTTGAATTTGGTATCGTATTAATGAGTTTTAAAGATGTAAAACCTAACCTTTTTTAAAGCTCCATTGTCTTATGTTTTTAGAGGCTTTCTTTTCCATAAACATATATCTTACATATAATAAACTTTTCAAATCTTGCAATTTGGCTTGATTAATTTTTCATACCGCTCCACCTGTGTCAACATGAACTACATACACTCAGATCAAGACAGAAAACACTTCCGGCTCCACCTGGCTCCCTCATGCCCCCTCCTGCCCCCTCCTGCCCCCTCCTGGTCATTACTTCCCCCACAGAAACTACTGTTTGGACCTCTACTGAGCATCTATTAGAAACTTCACTTTTTTTGAGTAAAATAATTATGACTTAAGATAGAAGCTTATATGCTTCTGTTAAATTCACAGTGCTAAGATCTTATTTCTAAAAACActgtacaatattttaaatcagtCTATAATATGACATAATTTATTTCTAATGTATAGATCAGAATACTATCTACCAGAGTTTAGTCTAACCTGGGCTACCATGATCCACTTTTACAATGGTGTTTACCATTAATTTCTAGCCAAATTAGAAATGTACTTATTTCTTATTGGGATTTCCTCAAAGTATTATGCTCCTTAAATCTGACAGGcctatttctgtttattttagcaCTAAATAGGGTGGGGGTAGGTAGAGAAAGGGAAGATGAATTTATCTGTCTATCCAAGAAGCCTATTGGTAAAACGTGAGAAAAACCTGACCCACTCACAGTCCTTAACAATGATGCTGATGACCACTTAAGGGGCAAACTGCTACCCAGGGTTGGAACTGAGAAGGAAGCTTAATCTGTGAGACCCAGCTGCCAGACAGACCTGGGTCTTTAAACTACAATGAAACCCACAAGGAGGAAATGAGACAAAGTGATGTAAGTTATTCCATTAGTAGGAGTCCACTGCTTGGGGATGTTTAAGTCAGTTCCCATATCCCCTCTTTGTTCTCAGAGGCAAAGCAATCTCCcagagcaaaaggggaaaaaggagTAGCTCATCTCAGCTAAAAACCTCCTGACATCCATTTACAGAAGCTTCCACAGATACTTTTACATGGCTTACTACTGTCTCCTGTCAGTTCCACAACACATACTTGATTTTCCTGAACACAGAACATAACATTTGGAGTTTGGTCCCCAAAATACAGAGCATAAGAATTTCAGATATTCTGCATTACAAGCTGGGGTAGACTGGGATTCTCCTACTTACATTTGGACAGAAAGAAACGGTTTAATTGTCCTAATTAAAATTTTACGAGGTTACGAAAAAGTTCTTGGATTTAAAAGTATAAGTACAATTCATTCTACAAAAAGAGATCTATTGACCCTTAAGATtgcaaagaggctgggcacagtggctcatgccagtaatcccagcactttgggaggccaaagcaggcagatgcCTTAAGCtcaagaattcaagactagcttggccaatagcgaaaccccatctctacaaaaaatacaaaaaattagccggttgtggtggcgcaagtctgtggtcccagcttcccgggaggctgaggtggaaggtactgcttgagccaagatcgcacaactgcagcctgggtgacagactgagatcctgtctcaaaaaaaaaaaaagactgcaaagaGAAGAGAGGGTCACCTCCCAACAGA contains:
- the PLAGL1 gene encoding zinc finger protein PLAGL1 isoform X2, which translates into the protein MATHSPQKSHQCAHCEKTFNRKDHLKNHLQTHDPNKMAFGCEECGKKYNTILGYKRHLALHAASSGDLTCGVCALELGSTEVLLDHLKSHAEEKPPSATKEKKHQCDHCERCFYTRKDVRRHLVVHTGCKDFLCQFCAQRFGRKDHLTRHTKKTHSQELMKESLQTGDLLSTFHTISTSFQLKAAALPPFPLGASAQNGLASSLPAEVHSLTLSPPEQAAQPMQPLPESLASLHPSVSPSSPPPPLPNHKYNTTSTSYSPLASLPLKADTKGFCNISLFEDLPLQEPQSPQKLNPGFDLAKGNAGKVNLPKELPADAVNLTIPASLDLSPLLGFWQLPPPATQNTFGNSTLALGPGESLPHRLSCLGQQQQEPPLAMGTVSLGQLPLPPIPHVFSAGTGSAILPHFHHAFR